The Streptomyces sp. NBC_01353 genome contains a region encoding:
- a CDS encoding alcohol dehydrogenase catalytic domain-containing protein, whose product MSPRQQAVVLEAPGAFRLVDHTPRPPGPGEAQIQVHAVGLCGRDHAVYLGDHPPENVHFPVTPGHEWSGTVTAVGAGTSASLIGRKVVGEGLRNCETCDRCREGETHLCTGGYEETGFTHPGAMATTVTLPARLLHTLPPDADLTAAALLEPAACAAAAVLKARPLPGSRVAVIGTGAVALLAAQLLGTSSPRELLVLGSSPDHAGLSHHFGATTYGIWGRDAGPSDFDVVIDAVSAVSTARAAMSLLRPGGRLVLTDIPARGAENLDPVHVIHRQLSIGTVLGASASAWTYAVRAFSAGQLTPLTLLTHELGLDEFARAMELIGSSGPGVGKVLLRP is encoded by the coding sequence GTGAGCCCTCGACAGCAGGCCGTCGTCCTTGAGGCCCCTGGGGCCTTTCGCCTCGTCGACCACACCCCCAGACCGCCGGGTCCCGGCGAGGCCCAGATACAGGTTCACGCCGTGGGGCTCTGCGGCCGTGACCATGCCGTCTACTTGGGCGATCACCCCCCCGAGAACGTTCACTTTCCGGTCACCCCAGGCCATGAGTGGTCGGGCACCGTCACCGCCGTAGGAGCGGGGACATCCGCGTCTCTGATCGGCCGCAAGGTGGTGGGTGAGGGACTGCGCAACTGTGAGACATGCGACCGCTGCCGCGAGGGCGAAACCCACCTGTGCACGGGTGGCTACGAAGAAACAGGGTTCACCCATCCCGGCGCCATGGCCACCACGGTGACACTTCCCGCCCGCCTGTTGCACACCCTCCCGCCAGACGCCGACCTCACGGCCGCCGCGCTCCTCGAGCCCGCCGCCTGCGCGGCCGCAGCGGTCCTGAAGGCGCGTCCGCTGCCGGGTTCACGAGTGGCCGTCATCGGAACCGGCGCCGTCGCCCTCCTCGCCGCCCAGCTCCTGGGCACCTCCTCCCCCAGGGAACTTCTGGTACTCGGTTCGAGCCCCGACCATGCCGGACTGTCCCACCATTTCGGGGCCACCACCTATGGGATATGGGGCCGTGATGCCGGCCCTTCCGACTTCGACGTGGTGATCGATGCCGTGAGCGCGGTCTCGACCGCACGCGCCGCCATGTCCCTGTTGCGGCCAGGAGGACGCCTGGTCCTCACCGACATCCCGGCCCGCGGCGCGGAGAATCTGGATCCCGTCCACGTCATCCACCGACAGCTGTCGATCGGAACCGTGCTCGGAGCCTCCGCCTCTGCCTGGACCTACGCCGTACGTGCCTTTTCCGCCGGGCAACTGACTCCACTGACGCTCCTCACACACGAGCTGGGCCTCGACGAATTCGCCCGCGCCATGGAACTCATCGGCAGCAGCGGTCCCGGGGTCGGGAAAGTCCTCCTGCGACCCTAG